From Solanum stenotomum isolate F172 chromosome 2, ASM1918654v1, whole genome shotgun sequence:
AATGAACTCAGTGGTGAAATGTGGAGAGGGCCATGGTATGTACCCGAACTCAGAGTCTTAAATCTCAGGAACAATAGTCTTGTCGGTATAATCCCTCCTTCTGTTGGAAATGCCACAAAAATGATGAACTTCAGTTTGTCTGGGAATAGATTCAGCGGCAACATTCCTAAGGAGGTCGGTAATCTGAGCCAACTTGCAGACATGTCCTTGACTGATAATCAGTTAACAGGTTCCATTCCCGTAGAACTGTGTAATATCTCGTCACTACTGTACATACATCTGCGACACAATAGCCTTTCTGGCCCTCTCTTGCTTGATCAAGGGAATATTGTATCAAATCTGGAGCATTTAATTATATCTTTCAACCAAATTTCTGGTTGCATTCATTCCAACATATGCCAACTCACAGAGCTCAAAGTATTGTCCATAGTTTACAACAACATAACTGGAGAAATACCCAGAAATATTGATTGTTTATCCAAACTCGAGATGTTTCTTATTGGTGGTAATCCAATTAAAGGGACTATCCCCACTTCATTGGGAAATATTTCCACTCTGCAATATCTTTATTGTGGAGAAAATCACATAGTAGGGAAAATTCCTCAAGAATTAGGGAAGCTATCAAAGTTGAGGGTATTATTCATTGAGGACAATTCTAATCTTATTGGTCAAATTCCAGAGGCTATTTTCAACATATCTTCTTTGGAAGTGATTGCTTTCAGTTTCAATAACCTCTTGGGGAGAATTCCAACCACTACAGGTCTTCATCTTCCGAACCTTAAAGAACTTTACTTGGGAGACAATCAGCTTGAAGGGGAAATTCCATTGTTCATAACAAATGCTTCCAAGCTTGAGAAACTGGAGCTAAATGATAACTTTCTGTCAGGAACTATTCCTACTAATTTGGGAAATCTTCATGAGCTGCGATATCTCTTCCTACATCATAATCAACTAACCAATGAACCAAGAGAGCGTGAGTTGTTATTCTTCAATTCATTGGCGGACTGTAAGATGTTGAAATATCTACAAGTGGGTTTCAATCTGTTGAATGGCGTTCTGCCAAATTCTATTGGGAATCTTTCATCTACTATTCAAAACTTTCATATAGGACATGCACACATCAACGGCCTCATCCCCACAGGTATAAGCAACATGAGCGGTCTAATGACCCTATACTTTCAAGGAAACAACTTGACAGGGAGTATGTAACATCcaacaatttgaagtggctttggaGAAGCTTGAAGTTggaaagtagtcatttttggaaaaatttaaaaatctggaaaatttggttaagtatggaaaaaaatgagtttttggccaactttgagtagtcgtaaatcctagctcaggatgatttaggagtagttccagttatggttgcgaagctcgtggaacgatctttccaactccaccgagtttgctcgattccgagttagTATGAGGGAGTTACGCCTTTTAGAAGATGGGCAGTTGGAAGgaaaatccgtccggaaatttaagggcattttggtcttttcccaaaTTCTTTCTCTTGAGGTTACAtggtgtgttaggctgattttggatcatttcttttatcccattttaaagagaaagagttagggttcttgagaggaGAAGAAGANNNNNNNNNNNNNNNNNNNNNNNNNNNNNNNNNNNNNNNNNNNNNNNNNNNNNNNNNNNNNNNNNNNNNNNNNNNNNNNNNNNNNNNNNNNNNNNNNNNNNNNNNNNNNNNNNNNNNNNNNNNNNNNNNNNNNNNNNNNNNNNNNNNNNNNNNNNNNNNNNNNNNNNNNNNNNNNNNNNNNNNNNNNNNNNNNNNNNNNNNNNNNNNNNNNNNNNNNNNNNNNNNNNNNNNNNNNNNNNNNNNNNNNNNNNNNNNNNNNNNNNNNNNNNNNNNNNNNNNNNNNNNNNNNNNNNNNNNNNNNNNNNNNNNNNNNNNNNNNNNNNNNNNNNNNNNNNNNNNNNNNNNNNNNNNNNNNNNNNNNNNNNNNNNNNNNNNNNNNNNNNNNNNNNNNNNNNNNNNNNNNNNNNNNNNNNNNNNNNNNNNNNNNNNNNNNNNNNNNNNNNNNNNNNNNNNNNNNNNNNNNNNNNNNNNNNNNNNNNNNNNNNNNNNNNNNNNNNNNNNNNNNNNNNNNNNNNNNNNNNNNNNNNNNNNNNNNNNNNNNNNNNNNNNNNNNNNNNNNNNNNNNNNNNNNNNNNNNNNNNNNNNNNNNNNNNNNNNNNNNNNNNNNNNNNNNNNNNNNNNNNNNNNNNNNNNNNNNNNNNNNNNNNNNNNNNNNNNNNNNNNNNNNNNNNNNNNNNNNNNNNNNNNNNNNNNNNNNNNNNNNNNNNNNNNNNNNNNNNNNNNNNNNNNNNNNNNNNNNNNNNNNNNNNNNNNNNNNNNNNNNNNNNNNNNNNNNNNNNNNNNNNNNNNNNNNNNNNNNNNNNNNNNNNNNNNNNNNNNNNNNNNNNNNNNNNNNNNNNNNNNNNNNNNNNNNNNNNNNNNNNNNNNNNNNNNNNNNNNNNNNNNNNNNNNNNNNNNNNNNNNNNNNNNNNNNNNNNNNNNNNNNNNNNNNNNNNNNNNNNNNNNNNNNNNNNNNNNNNNNNNNNNNNNNNNNNNNNNNNNNNNNNNNNNNNNNNNNNNNNNNNNNNNNNNNNNNNNNNNNNNNNNNNNNNNNNNNNNNNNNNNNNNNNNNNNNNNNNNNNNNNNNNNNNNNNNNNNNNNNNNNNNNNNNNNNNNNNNNNNNNNNNNNNNNNNNNNNNNNNNNNNNNNNNNNNNNNNNNNNNNNNNNNNNNNNNNNNNNNNNNNNNNNNNNNNNNNNNNNNNNNNNNNNNNNNNNNNNNNNNNNNNNNNNNNNNNNNNNNNNNNNNNNNNNNNNNNNNNNNNNNNNNNNNNgttggcctgcatcgtttgatgatgcagattcaggtaccccggatcagcagcCTGctcgtcgttgatccagctgagcactccagagtcagtggtgagcctccttgcattccggaggactcaattattttgtgttcttagtttttgtcttattaggatgttgtggggtctgtcccaacatccatctcagtatttcttagaggcttcatagatagacagttagtcagctagttttgagtctcttatctatgtacatatgtaaatatcctattttgagattcgggttgccttatggccatattttataagttaagttgttttgaaatattgcatttctttgagttattctgttgagttaggtttccgctgagttaagaaagccaggccaagggttcgcttgggcgAGAAATGGTCTCCAGGTGCCGGTCcctcccagggtgtaggctcggggcgtgacaaaacttggtatcagagcaaagagttcaagagtcctagggagtctatgaagccgtgtctgtagagtcctagttatcggtgtgaagcgcgccacatctataattgggaggctgcaacatttaggaagattcctcatttctttcacattcatttcatgcgttagagtttatctctaaagagtttccttctaattcacgcttgcgcgtgtttcagatagtcatgcctccacgaagagttggcagagggcgTCTCCCTAGACGCTATGTTGgtgagcaagagttacctgaTGCACCTggagtgcaagatcaaggggaagtttctaatgccgagttcagagaggcaattagaatgttgagtcaagctgtagcaaatcagattggtcagcaaaggggagctcgacaggaaggagctgacacttctaggattcgtgagttcttgggaaTGAATCCTTCGAGTTTCTtgggttcgagcactactgaggatccagaggatttcattgaggagttgaagaggatttttgatgtgatgcatgtggcagatactgAGCGGGTCGAACTAGTTGCGTATCAgctgaaggatgttgctagaacatggtttgaccagtggaaagggggcagagttgagaatgcaccacctgcgagttgggcctgttttgaggaNNNNNNNNNNNNNNNNNNNNNNNNNNNNNNNNNNNNNNNNNNNNNNNNNNNNNNNNNNNNNNNNNNNNNNNNNNNNNNNNNNNNNNNNNNNNNNNNNNNNNNNNNNNNNNNNNNNNNNNNNNNNNNNNNNNNNNNNNNNNNNNNNNNNNNNNNNNNNNNNNNNNNNNNNNNNNNNNNNNNNNNNNNNNNNNNNNNNNNNNNNNNNNNNNNNNNNNNNNNNNNNNNNNNNNNNNNNNNNNNNNNNNNNNNNNNNNNNNNNNNNNNNNNNNNNNNNNNNNNNNNNNNNNNNNNNNNNNNNNNNNNNNNNNNNNNNNNNNNNNNNNNNNNNNNNNNNNNNNNNNNNNNNNNNNNNNNNNNNNNNNNNNNNNNNNNNNNNNNNNNNNNNaagagttcagaaataagagagctaagatcGGGAacgagtccgggcagcagagaggtaattcaaaccgttcctcctttcagcaaaggcaaaagggacctgctccatcatttgctagagcacctgcaccccgatacagaggtgaatttaatggccagaattcgaaggacttcaaggctagaccagcgcaatcttcgggtagtgtggcgcaaggAAGTAGTAAGCCTCCTGTCTGCGCCAAGAGTGGTAgaaaccactcaggtatttgtcgagagggctctattggttgtttcaagtgtggtcagaatggacatttcatgcgagagtgtccaaaggaTAGGCAGGGTAATGGAGGCAATAAAACACAGTCTTCAAAACCTATCTAAGTGGTCTTCTCTATCTAAGTGTGTCACGAAATTCTATAGAAGGAGAAGTTCCATCAGATATTGGAGAATTGAAAGCCATTGTAGGACTATATCTTTGCAGTAACCACTGTTCAGGCGTGATACCAACCAGATTCGGGGAACTCCAAAACCTGCAGTATCTTGACCTATCCAACAATTCATTTTTTGGCCAAATTCCATTATCCTTTGCCAACTTGATGAGCttggaattcttgaatttgtctTCAAATGCATTGTCAGGTACTATTCCCAAGTCTTTGGAAAAACTCTCATACcttaaaaacattaatgttTCATTTAATGATTTAGAAGGTGAAATACCGAGTGGTGACGTGTTTGCAAATTCCACTCTGCAATCATTTCTCGGGAACAAAGGTCTATGTGGAAtgcacatattggagattcctGCTTGCGCTATCAATAATCCTGGAAAACAATCAAAGCTTAAGGAGGTTCTGCTAAAAATTGTTACTCCAGTGGTTATATCATCCTTTCTGATATTCTTGTTGGTTTCAATTTTGATATTGATACGACAGAACAAAGGAAAGTCCAAAGATGTTGAAAAGGTACGGGGAATCGGGACTCATCAGTTAGTTTCTTATCATGAGATTCAACAAgcaacaaataattttgatgaatcCAATTTAATTGGTGAGGGAAGCTCTGGTTCTGTTTACAAAGGCACATTATCTAGGGGAACTGTAGTGGCCATTAAGGTTCTGGATTTGGAAAATGAGCAAGTACGCAAGAGGTTTGATACCGAATGCGAAGTGATGAGAAATGTTAGACACAGAAATATTGTTCCAGTTATTACTACTTGTTCAAGTGACTATATAAGAGCCTTTGTTCTACGATATATGCCCAACGGGAGTCTTGAGAATTGGTTGT
This genomic window contains:
- the LOC125856164 gene encoding probable LRR receptor-like serine/threonine-protein kinase At3g47570, with product MEKHIFLLILLLVIQYYSVASSNETDQQALLAFKNLITSTNHFLANNWTKNTSFCSWFGVTCSSKRQRVVALALPNLQIQGTISPSLANLSFLSVLNLENNSFRGGIPYGLGHLPRLRVIDIQNNQLNESIPTSLFQNRRVQVISLAFNELSGEMWRGPWYVPELRVLNLRNNSLVGIIPPSVGNATKMMNFSLSGNRFSGNIPKEVGNLSQLADMSLTDNQLTGSIPVELCNISSLLYIHLRHNSLSGPLLLDQGNIVSNLEHLIISFNQISGCIHSNICQLTELKVLSIVYNNITGEIPRNIDCLSKLEMFLIGGNPIKGTIPTSLGNISTLQYLYCGENHIVGKIPQELGKLSKLRVLFIEDNSNLIGQIPEAIFNISSLEVIAFSFNNLLGRIPTTTGLHLPNLKELYLGDNQLEGEIPLFITNASKLEKLELNDNFLSGTIPTNLGNLHELRYLFLHHNQLTNEPRERELLFFNSLADCKMLKYLQVGFNLLNGVLPNSIGNLSSTIQNFHIGHAHINGLIPTEGEVPSDIGELKAIVGLYLCSNHCSGVIPTRFGELQNLQYLDLSNNSFFGQIPLSFANLMSLEFLNLSSNALSGTIPKSLEKLSYLKNINVSFNDLEGEIPSGDVFANSTLQSFLGNKGLCGMHILEIPACAINNPGKQSKLKEVVLKIATPVVISSLMIFLLVSIWIMKRQKKGKSKDVEKVPEIRTHQLVSYHEIQLATNNFDESNLIGVGGSGSVYKGTLSGGTLVAIKVLDLQSEEVCKRFDTECEVMRNIRHRNLVPVITTCSSDYIRAFVLQYMPNSSLDNLLYREDHHLNLLQRVTIMLDVAMAIEYLHHGNDSPIVHCDLKPANVLLDEDMVAHVGDFGISKILATSKFMAHTETLGTLGYIAPEYGLEGIVSISGDVYSYGIMMMEVLTKRRPTEDEIFNEILGLRQWIRRAFPGAIMEVVDVTLFHEDEHVNFKSEICIASMMELALNCTKEMPESRITMRDIVKRLNKIKNTFLGT